In Phragmitibacter flavus, a single genomic region encodes these proteins:
- a CDS encoding FkbM family methyltransferase — MPPLLSARVKHLLGRLNLNIRRREYAPRSEDRFIYEDILQSHSISHSQGKPPVILDVGANIGQTAAAYHFTLPEFIVHAFEPFRDTFQALQKNVASLPNVHCWQMAMGAKSGQLHLSLDAIVPTSTLNSLENASSTPLDRSETIDVSTVDEFCASKGIETVGILKIDTEGHDLEVLKGASNLLSQGAIQSVLIECSLAPSSPRHVAYEHVRNLLVAHQFRLFGLYEVTSLPPHGAHWYCNALFKHESIFKGLSS; from the coding sequence ATGCCCCCGCTCTTATCCGCCCGCGTCAAACATTTGTTGGGACGACTCAATCTAAACATCCGCCGCCGGGAATACGCGCCGCGTAGCGAAGACCGGTTCATTTACGAGGACATCCTCCAGTCGCATTCAATCTCCCACTCGCAGGGCAAACCTCCGGTCATTCTCGATGTCGGTGCCAACATTGGCCAAACCGCCGCCGCCTACCATTTCACCCTGCCCGAGTTTATCGTCCACGCTTTCGAGCCTTTTCGCGATACCTTCCAGGCCCTTCAAAAAAACGTTGCCTCCCTGCCTAATGTTCACTGCTGGCAGATGGCCATGGGCGCAAAATCCGGACAGCTTCACCTCTCGCTCGACGCCATTGTTCCCACTTCGACTCTGAACAGCCTCGAAAACGCCTCCAGCACGCCGCTCGACCGCAGTGAAACCATCGACGTCAGCACGGTTGACGAATTCTGTGCCTCCAAAGGAATTGAAACGGTCGGCATTCTGAAAATCGACACGGAAGGCCACGACTTGGAAGTGCTCAAAGGTGCCTCCAACCTGCTGTCCCAAGGTGCCATTCAATCCGTGCTCATCGAATGCTCACTGGCCCCCTCCAGCCCCCGGCATGTTGCCTACGAACACGTTCGGAACCTGCTGGTGGCCCATCAGTTTCGCTTGTTTGGGCTCTATGAAGTCACCTCCCTACCACCTCATGGCGCCCACTGGTATTGCAACGCGCTGTTCAAACATGAATCCATTTTCAAGGGACTAAGTTCATGA
- a CDS encoding exosortase-associated EpsI family protein yields MLLRSLILSFILIGTMVVCWNSPPIKAGDGSGVIMDLPKTLSGLISVPEDPDAIELEQLPSDTQITKRLYYTPTHRSEARDHVRSSIILSGAERKSIHRPEICLVAQGWKLVSSRIRTVRINDQHDLEVTDLYIERKVTLKSGEVRPLRSHYVYWFIGTDITTASHSSRAIISLMDSILRNVNHRWAYASVQANVTDNLPTEEFGERQRDSEQTVELILKVLAESVPHFQKQFAQN; encoded by the coding sequence ATGCTGCTGCGATCTTTAATTCTCTCATTCATCTTGATCGGCACCATGGTCGTGTGCTGGAACTCGCCCCCCATCAAGGCCGGAGACGGCTCCGGGGTCATCATGGATCTGCCAAAAACTTTGTCCGGGTTAATCTCCGTCCCCGAAGATCCCGACGCCATTGAACTTGAGCAACTTCCCTCAGACACCCAGATCACCAAACGACTTTATTACACCCCTACCCACCGATCTGAAGCCCGCGACCATGTTCGCTCCTCCATCATCCTCAGCGGAGCAGAGCGCAAAAGCATCCACCGGCCCGAAATCTGTCTGGTCGCCCAAGGGTGGAAACTCGTTAGCAGCCGCATTCGCACCGTGCGCATCAACGATCAGCACGATCTTGAGGTGACCGACCTGTATATCGAGCGCAAAGTCACCTTGAAGAGTGGCGAGGTGCGCCCACTGAGAAGTCACTACGTCTACTGGTTCATCGGCACCGACATCACCACCGCGAGTCACTCGTCCCGCGCGATCATCAGCCTCATGGACAGCATCCTGCGCAACGTTAATCACCGCTGGGCCTACGCTTCCGTGCAGGCCAACGTGACCGATAACCTTCCAACGGAAGAATTTGGCGAGCGTCAGCGCGACAGCGAACAGACCGTGGAGCTGATCCTCAAGGTCCTTGCCGAATCCGTGCCGCACTTCCAAAAGCAGTTCGCCCAGAACTGA